The proteins below come from a single Haliaeetus albicilla chromosome 22, bHalAlb1.1, whole genome shotgun sequence genomic window:
- the PGP gene encoding glycerol-3-phosphate phosphatase: MAAMAGGEPRRCRRLEAEAARAVLGAADTLLFDCDGVLWRGEAAVGGAAAALGRLAAAGKRLCYVTNNSSRTRAAYTEKLRRLGFPPAEPRHVFGSAYCAARYLRQALPLGAAAYVLGSPALAAELEAVGVPHLGPGPAALPGPAPADWAQAPLDPAVRAVLVGFDEHFSYAKLCQALRYLLRGGPDCLLVGTNRDHRLPLEGGTAIPGTGCLVKAVETAAQREAFIVGKPNRYMFDCVASEFDIDPARTIMVGDRLDTDILMGNSCGLTTLLTLTGVTTLDEVKGHQQSDCPARQSLVPDYYVDSIADLLPALGD; the protein is encoded by the exons ATGGCGGCCATGGCGGGCGGCGAGCCGCGGCGGTGCCGGCGGTTGGAGGCCGAGGCGGCCCGCGCCGTGCTGGGCGCCGCCGACACGCTGCTCTTCGATTGCGACGGCGTGCTGTGGCGGGGAGAAGCGGCGgtgggcggcgcggcggcggccttGGGCCGGTTGGCGGCGGCGGGCAAACGCCTCTGCTACGTGACCAACAACAGCAGCCGGACGCGCGCGGCCTACACCGAGAAACTGCGGCGGCTGGGCTTCCCCCCCGCCGAGCCCCGGCACGTCTTCGGCTCGGCCTACTGCGCCGCCCGCTACCTCCGCCAGGCCCTGCCGCTCGGCGCCGCCGCCTACGTGCTGGGCAGCCCCGCGTTGGCCGCCGAGCTGGAGGCCGTCGGTGTCCCGCACCtggggcccggccccgccgccctgcCCGGTCCCGCGCCCGCCGACTGGGCCCAGGCGCCGCTCGATCCCGCCGTCCGCGCCGTCCTGGTGGGTTTCGACGAGCACTTCAGCTACGCCAAGCTCTGCCAGGCCCTGCGATACCTCCTGCGGGGCGGCCCCGACTGCCTCCTCGTCGGCACCAACCGCGACCACCGCCTCCCGCTCGAGGGCGGCACCGCCATCCCCG GGACTGGCTGCCTGGTAAAAGCAGTGGAGACGGCAGCCCAGCGCGAGGCGTTCATTGTAGGAAAGCCCAACCGGTACATGTTTGATTGCGTGGCAAGCGAGTTCGACATCGATCCCGCTCGTACCATCATGGTGGGAGATCGGCTGGACACAGACATCCTCATGGGCAACAGCTGCGGGCTCACCACCCTGCTGACGCTTACCGGGGTCACCACGCTGGACGAAGTGAAGGGCCACCAGCAGAGCGACTGTCCTGCCAGGCAGAGCCTGGTTCCCGATTACTATGTCGATAGCATAGCCGACCTTCTCCCAGCACTGGGGGATTAA